A window of Zingiber officinale cultivar Zhangliang chromosome 5A, Zo_v1.1, whole genome shotgun sequence contains these coding sequences:
- the LOC121981601 gene encoding putative RING-H2 finger protein ATL12, producing MPFVSAFDCFSHFFVIFYSLAAAVAAQQSDADSWTPPNVGVSFRPSVAIVIGVFSLMFSLTFLLLIYAKFCHTNSAAAAADASSELFGADASGHGRFLIAGMHRSSGIGKTVIESLPFFRFSSLRGVRSGLECAVCLSKFTDAELLRLLPKCRHAFHLACVDRWLESHSSCPLCRAKVKAEDAALFKYSTSARLLFASDSSDALDLFVEREIDGEADSLIGSSRFSFRKSTDRASVKLGQNDHELPMLETGDDRDRFLHKFKHKIIVSDVVFKSRWSDVNSSDLMTLNSEMLATDWNPEPIASAAVRKASIDGKAIKLKEEMEKKRLLEIKASQIHNTHSAAALSAIPSNTSWAAPALTSSPNRSMSEITNLPRFRQQARSDEGDEKVRRVWLPIARRTVQWLAGRDQRRPPETESSHRAAAV from the coding sequence ATGCCTTTCGTTTCTGCGTTCGACTGCTTTAGTCACTTCTTCGTCATCTTCTATTCGCTCGCAGCCGCCGTCGCCGCCCAGCAGTCGGATGCCGACAGCTGGACTCCGCCCAACGTCGGCGTCTCTTTCCGGCCCAGCGTTGCTATCGTGATCGGAGTATTCTCCCTCATGTTCTCCCTCACTTTCCTTCTCCTCATCTACGCCAAGTTCTGCCACACCAACTCAGCCGCCGCGGCCGCCGACGCTTCCTCCGAGCTCTTCGGCGCCGACGCCTCCGGACATGGGCGCTTCCTTATCGCCGGGATGCACCGTTCCTCCGGCATCGGTAAGACCGTCATCGAATCCCTCCCGTTCTTCCGATTCTCCTCGCTGCGCGGAGTTAGGTCCGGTCTCGAGTGTGCCGTCTGCCTCTCCAAGTTCACCGACGCTGAGCTGCTCCGCCTGTTGCCCAAGTGCCGGCACGCCTTCCACCTCGCCTGCGTCGACCGGTGGCTCGAGTCCCACTCCAGCTGTCCCCTCTGTCGTGCCAAGGTCAAAGCAGAGGACGCCGCCCTGTTCAAGTACTCCACTAGCGCCCGCCTCCTCTTCGCCTCCGACTCCAGCGACGCCCTCGATCTGTTCGTGGAGCGAGAGATCGACGGCGAAGCTGACTCCCTCATCGGCTCCTCCAGGTTCAGCTTCCGCAAGTCCACCGACAGAGCCTCCGtcaaattagggcaaaatgaCCACGAGCTGCCAATGCTGGAAACCGGCGACGACCGAGACCGATTTCTCCATAAGTTCAAGCACAAGATCATCGTCTCCGACGTCGTCTTCAAAAGCCGGTGGAGCGACGTCAACTCCTCCGACTTGATGACCCTGAACTCGGAGATGCTTGCCACAGATTGGAATCCGGAGCCGATCGCGTCCGCCGCCGTAAGAAAAGCCTCGATCGACGGCAAGGCGATCAAGCTCaaggaagagatggagaagaagcgACTGCTCGAGATCAAAGCGAGCCAAATCCACAATACCCATTCCGCCGCCGCTCTCTCCGCCATTCCATCGAACACTTCCTGGGCTGCGCCGGCGCTCACCTCGTCGCCCAACCGATCCATGTCCGAAATCACGAACCTACCGCGGTTCCGGCAGCAGGCGAGATCGGACGAAGGGGACGAGAAGGTGCGACGGGTGTGGCTGCCGATCGCGAGGCGGACGGTGCAGTGGCTCGCCGGAAGGGATCAGAGACGGCCGCCGGAGACCGAAAGCAGCCACCGCGCGGCAGCTGTTTGA